TGTACACGTACATACTCCGCTTCTTCCTAAGAGAAGAGGTGAGGGAGTAACGTATTTCTTCTTAGGGCATGTTTGGATTGGGTGTAATGGATtatgggggtaataaaagtcaaaccaccataataaaaggacaatgaaggtgaattgaggtggttgcaaggaggttggtgtggtggtattgtgatgagaagttgtggtagtggtggtgttgtgaggagaagggaggaggGGGGGAGTAATTAccccaaatgagggtaataatcaccctagtgAGATGGTGGGTAATTATTCCCCCCATGatgagggtatttgttcccCCTATCCTTTTATTTTCTCCTTGCCAACACTAGCTTGTtccctttgccaccacttcatcccctcatcatcaccttcaattaccttagtttgacttttattacccctttaatacattacccttaatccaagcatgcccttaAAGTTGACATTTGCTGGTTTCAGAGGAATATAATTAGAGAGAGCTATTTTCTTTAGGCACGTATGATATTCTGACTTTGCTTTGACCCTTCTGAAGGAATGTTTCAAGGAATGTAATCGCTAAAGCGCGAAGACTTTGAGTAACTTGACATTTTTGTTAATAGAAAAATATGGCCCACCGAATAATGGTCAATATGTTTCTAGAGGAGAGTGGCTAACCACCTATATATAAGTACCAATAACTTCGTGCATCCCTCCATAATTATAAGAAGTGGTAAACTTGTATTTAGTATTCTTTGTTACATCCACTAATAAGGAGAAAAGACGATCAACTTCGAGTACAAGAGGATATATACAGTGGCGGACCTTGAACGGTTTTACGAGGAGGGCCGGTAgaaaaaattaagcaatatactatgtaattatacaattacatacaaattttagggggggccgtaactaaaaatacactacaaaatttTCCGACCGGGGGGGCCAGGCAGGCCCGGCCCTTGGGCAGGGCATAAGGGGCACTCGCCCTGGGCCCAAGGGAAAAGGCCTGAAATCAACGCAATCTACCAGATAACATGATCATTTAATTCTTATTGAACATATTAACAAATGCCAAAATTTGATTCACTGGTTAATGCGCATAGAAGTAACTCACTGCAAAGATGGAATATGCGCGTGTTCGATTCCGCAATCGTTACTTTTTTTTCCAAAAGTTTATTAATTTCTTTCACGTTTATACCTGCTATTTTTATTTCTCAATTTGTATCAAACATAATACACCAAAATAAAGTCAGTCATTTTTCATGCACAACGACTTTTCCAGTCCTACtaactttttttcttcttttgtttatttaatattttaattttaggatttagaaaaaagaattgaatttttAGTCATAGTATATTTTATCAAATTAATTTAACACATAGCTCGAAAATTTGCATACACTTGCTAAAACTCTTGTACAATACGAACATGCGGAGTAATTATTTTTCCAATACATTTCTTTGATCCAACGTACTTTGCGACCCGTACATATTTCGTTGTTAACTTGTTATTTTCAGATGTTATTTTGATAATTAATGTTTGAGATATATTGGAATTCGTGTTTAATAATACAAGATCGAATGTTTTAAACCTTATAGAAGTACTATTATGTATATTTTTAATAGAGTtaataaatggaaaaaagaggGAAAAAAAACAAGTTGTATGAGAGTAGTATCATATCACCCTTTTAATAAAAAGCATACCCAAtttacaaattatttttattgtaaACCTTTAAATATATAGGGCCCCAAATTATTTTTTCGCCCACAGGCCACAAAAAGTTAGGACCGACCCTGGGGCCAGGCCCACCCCAGCCACACCCAAGATCCGCCCTTGGatatatatacaatatatagCTTCGAGTATTAGATCATGTCAAACTATTACTCTAAGTTAACAAGTTGCTTATTAATAACTATGTAGTATTACGGGATTGCACATTCAACAATTCTGATATAACAAGTTGATTAGTAATAAGTTTTCTCTTAATGAATTGGCCTTATAATGAGCAAGAGTTAAGATCTTTTATTGTCATCAAAATTTAAGAGATGAACCTCCCAATTGAACTCCGAATAATCTTCTTAATTCCCCTTTTCCTAACAATTACACTAGTTTCTTCCCAATTCCATTTTCACAATAATTACTGCATAGATGATGCAGGTAATTACACAACGGGTAGCGCGTACGAAGAAAACATCAGTGGTCTTCTTCCTAACCTCGTAAACAAAGCCTCCTTATCCATCTTCAACAATCAAACAATCGGACGAGGCACGATCGATGAGACATACGGCTTATACATGTGTCGAGGCGATCTCAACGAGGAACAATGTCATGATTGTGTCGAGACCGCGTCCAACACAATCGTCGAAAGTTGTCCTTTCCAAAAAGAAGCCATCGTTTGGTACGAAGAATGCATGGTTCGATACGCAAACCACCCCATATTTTCTTTCAAAGACGAAGGGCAGTTTAGTTATGCTTGGAGTGTACTAAATGTGTCTGATCCTGTACAATTCGGTGACGTAATTTCAGAGACGATCGATGGTTTAATCACACAAACTGCTTATAACAAAACTCGTCGAGGGTACGCTACATCATCTGATCAAGCTGAAAATGTGTATGCTTTTGCGCAATGCACTCCTGATATTCTTGGTAGTCGATGTGAAAGATGTTTAAGAGCGGCGTTTCGAAATATGGGAGGGTGTTGTGGGACGACGAGGGTAGCGATGGAAATGTACTTGCCTAGTTGTTGGCTTCGATATGGTCAAGAGCCTTTTATTGGGGAATTCGACAGTGATCCCACTAACATTACTTTCACAATGTTGTCATCCTGGGAAGGTTCGTCTGAGAACACCAACTCTCTCGGGGATATGATTAAAAATTTACCACCCTCACCACCTTCCTCAGGTAATCAGCTAACAACgtactacatccgtttcaaaatgatttttattctttacatTATACTTTATACTATTTCTGGACATGAAAATTTCCTACATTACATTTCTTACCCCATAACATTTATCACTTTCCATTCAATTTCTCTTACGgttattcatttttttccttACATCCACccacttttaatttttacaaATATCTCTTACCTTATCtatatatttttaactttttatgtTCACCCATCTTTTTACATATGCTTTttcttttgtcttaatatttgtgcaaatacactacaagaatttgtatctttaacgacaacctaattacgacggatcaaaaatcccgtcgtaaaaggcttttgcgacggggctaacaaccaaacaatgacgggaataacagtcgcaaatgtcttttacgacgggattttctattaacgacggcccccttttatgccgggttcgcgacagaaaatcccgtcgttaatctacgattattggcctttcgcgacgggattttccgtcgttaatagtacaatttcttgtagtgatagtAACTGtaaggattttttggtatttactaccttaaaaatacaccacttttgtatttactaccttatgaaatttttattataaattactaccttaaagtatgattttttttgcaatcactaccactttacagttttctcattttaaaattgagatatctcattcgtttcttaatcattttaagtgattcaaagcccATTCTTCTCGTTTATGTGTAAcgattccatagggatcttgcttttaacattttgtaaaaggttaaacatattaaatattatctttaaaactttaaaatatttatgaatcacCAAACGAATTATTTTGAAATGCCGTTCTCAATTAAATccttatagaaaaaggaaaataatgaactttgaatcactttaaacggttaagaaacgaaagaaatatcccagttttaaaatgagaaaactgtaaagtggtagtaaatgaaaaaaaattggaactttaaggtagtaatttaaaataaaaatttcataaggtagtaaatacaaaagtggtgtatttttaaggtagtaaataccaaaatttcctaacTGTAAATATCATTTTAAAACGGAAGTAGTACCATAATAGACTTTTTGCGTGAAATGGTAgtggtaaaaaaataaaagtaaaaggcAGTTGTTTACAAAAATAGAAGTATATATCGGTTGTTCTAACCCTTTAATACTTCGTACTCGAGTATTTGCATTTtagttattttcatttttatgttAATCTTTGTCGGTAattaaatcaaattattttctgaattttggcaTTTGCAGAGCGTTCCAAAGCAACAATATCAGCACTTGGTGGCAACAATTTCATGGCTGAGCTTGTAATGACATTGATTGTGTCGATATGTATGGCTTGGTGAATATAATGTTGTATCATGGTCCTTTTTTAGCTGGCCCGGCAATGGTGATTTCGTGTGTCAATTCGAATTTATAAGTGTCTTTCCCTTATTTTCACGACCTGAATAAATTAAGAAAGGTACAAGATCATGAATTGAATACTCTGTTAACTAAGGGGAAAAGGAAGATTataaaagtggaatatagtataACAATTTCGTATACAAATACCATTGCATGCTTTCAATATATAATCTACTCATATCATTGTTTCTTATAGAGTACGAAAAAACATAAGTGTGGGAGAACGGTTGTCCTTCTGAGCTTTTCTATTATGTTTGGATGGGTAAATTGTCCTTCAATAACTAGTTCTAGTACGTACTACACGTATTCCCTTCAAAATGAATTGATAAACTTACTATTACATCATCCAATATATGTACATtgcttttattttgtttaacaTGCACTACAACAAATAGGATCAAACAGGGCGAAAATTTTCATCCTGTTTGATCAAAATATCGCCTCCTAGCCCTTAAGGGCGCCTTAAAAATCTCCCTTGGCTCGCCCTGTTAGATCCATCCTATTAACTCTTCAGGGCAACATGTTtatttcgccctctttgatcaaAACCAAATAGGGCAAATAAATTTCGCCTTCTTTGCTTGAAATCAAGGAAATCAACATTTATCTCGCTCTCTTGCATAACATTTTTCCCTCTAAAGTATCTTTACAAGGGCGAATTTATTTTCCCTGTTTGTTCAAAACCAACTGTGGCGAATATCTTTAGTCGCCCTTCTTGttaaactttttatttttaaaaaaaataaatctgatGGGGCAACCAGTAACAGGGAAGCTACATTTTACAGGACAAATTCGAATCATGTAGTGAGGTTAATATAGTTGATAAAAACAACAAATGTCAAATAATACCAACTGATAAAGATTCTGCTGGTCTTTTATACATGAGTATAATTTCTGTAAACTTTTACACAAGAAAATCTGATGACAACATATGTCTGTATTACAATGCACACAAACCTTGCTATTACTGGATAAAGAGAATATTTATGAAGATATAAACCAGCGATCAGAATATCTAGCATCAATATCCAGCATCTGCAACCCTTTGAATATCAGAACATCATGCATCTGCAAACATGAGAATATCCAGCATCTGGTCCCTCAAACCAGCGATCCCAGGAGAGTTTTGCAGGCAAGAAAATTTGAGGGGAGAAAACATTTATGAAAATATAAACTTTCCTCTAATAGCAGAACTTGATAGATGATAGATGTTTTACCCCTGTTAAGAAATTATTTTGAAGTCACTCTTTCCATCCATCATAGTTGTTCTTCTAAACAAACTGATGAGTCACATTCATGTCACTCTTAGGGgtagtttttaacttaatttcttagtttcttttattttatattttatagctTAATTTATGTAATTAGTTATTTTTCTTAGTTTTTAGGTCCTAATTTCGtaacttatttattttattgattttataattttatagtttagTTATTTTGGCATTTGTTATTAATtttctacttttatttttatttttattatttattattattattattactatttatatatttttgttttatcttatttttgtttatatatatttatatacatTTCCGATTCTCTCCTTGTTTTGTATTTAATTGTGTAGGTGAGCTTGTTCGATTCTCGAAATATGAGTTTTAGAGATCAAGTAAATTTGTTAAGATAAGATATAAATAGAGCAGTTAGAGTACAAGTAGTACTCTAATGTGAGTAGAATTATATTATGTATAGGAGTAGTACGTGGAGTTTGAGCAAGGAAACTAAATCTTATGTACAGAGTACTATATATTCTGGGATGCAATATCAATAAGATGATGAATTGAGATTAATTTAacatggtatcatgagcctaggTTAAGGTTCGTTTTTCCGCAAAATTAAATTTAGGtggaaaaaaaaattttaattaaacttgagAATCAAAACTTCCGAATTGTCGTGAGTCATGGCAAAGGAGGATGGTGAAGAAATCCCACCAAAAGGAGAAGAATTTGTCACCGACTACTCTCTAAGAGCTAGTAATAATCAGGGAAACATTATCGCACCAAATAAATTGTGTTGCATCAGCATTCGTATGATGGGATGCAGTGGCAGCGGCACTAGCTCAACGCACAATCCTAGGCACCAGGAAGAGACTAATGTAGGGGGTATAGCAGATGGTCTCGTGGGAGTGTCTAGTACACAAGTGCAGCAAATTCTGGATATACTGACATCAAAATCCAATGCAAAGCTGCAATGTACCACAAATACTTTACCTTGGATCGTTGATACGGGAGCATCAAATCATGTCACCTATGACTTGTCGATTTTGAAGAATGTGCAGACAGTACAAGATTGTTCCGTTGGACTCCCAGACGGCCAATTCACGAATGCGAATCAAGTTGGTTCGGTGGAATTAGAGGGAGGATTGGTGCTTAGTAATGTGTTGTTTGTGCCTAGATTAAATTGCAATTTAATCTCTGTAACGCAATTAAATGATGAATTAAATTGTTCTGCTCAATTCACTAACAAATTATGTGTTATACAGGACCGATTGACGAGGAAGATGATTCGCTTGGGTGAACGAGCAGATGGACTTTATTTTTTCCGTGGTGTTCCGTCGGTCAAGGTGCGTGCAATTGGGACTAAATGTGTAGTAGATTTGTGGCATCAACGTATGGGACATCCATCAGAGAAAATTATGAGGCTACTTCCTCCGCTACAACGCGCTGTGAGAACGAGTAATAAAGTATGTGATATATGTCATCGTGCAAAACATACTAGAAGTAGTTTTCCTGTTAGTGAGAATAAAGCTAGTAGAATGTTTGAGCTAGTACACTTTGATTTGTGGGGGCCTTACAAGACACGTTTGTCTTGTGGAGCTCGGTATTTTTTaactattgttgatgatttctCTAGAGCCGTATGGGTTTATTTGCTCCGTGATAAAACTGAGGTTGAAGACATGTTTATGAATTTTGTTGCAATGAGTAAACGTCAATTTAATTAAGAAATTAAGGTCATACGAAGCGATAATGGGACGGAATTTAATTGTTTACAAGGTTATTTTTTTAAGAATGGAATTTTGTTTGAATCATCTTGTGTTGGTACTCCTCAGCAGAATGGTAGGGTCGAACGAAAACATCAACATCTTTTGAATGTCGCCCGTGCATTACGTTTTCAAGCACATTTACCTAAAAAATTTTGGGGGGAGTGTGTTTTGTCAGCATGTTACTTAATTAATAGAACGCCTACGCCTTTGCTTGATAATAAAACTCCGTATGAGATGTTATTTGGAAAAATTCCGTCGTATGAGTTGATTCGAGTTTTTGGGTGCCTCTGTTATGCTCACAATCAACGGAGTAAAGGGGAAAAATTTGATTCAAGGGGTAGACGATGTATCCTTATTGGCTATCCGTTTGGGAAGAAAGGGTGGCAATTGTTCGACTTAGAAACTCGGGAATTTTTTGTGTCCCGTGATGTTAAATTTCATGAACAAGTATTTCCGTACAATGAGAGTATGAGAGAGGATGTAGTTGGAGATGATAATGAGGTACCTATGATTAATTATGGGAGTGATGATGAGGAGTTACTACGTAGAAATAGTATGAACTTTAGGCAACAAGTACATGACCAACAGCATGCAGGGCCCACATCTTTGAGTGAGGCACATCTTTTTCAAGGGGAGGAGCTACATATAAACGATGATGCGCTACAGGGAGATTTGCGAGTGCAGCACTATGAGCAGGTAGTACAGTCAGACAATACGCAGGGGGTACCTGTTGACATACATATTCGTGAGAATGCTTCAAATGATGTTGGGCAGCGTACAGAAGGTACAGTTGCGGAGCCCGAGGGAGTAAACGAGAGGAGTACACCAATGACGAGTGAGGAAGAGTTAGGGAGAGGAAAGCGATTGAAATATCCATCGGTCAAGTTAAAAGACTGTATATTGCACACGATACGGAAAAATAAAAGTCCATTAGTAAGTTCATCCTCGATATCGTCCTCCTCAGGTACTCCCTATCCTATAACATAAATTGTGAATTATGAACGATTTTCTGCGAAACACAGGAAATTTATTGCAGCAATTACAGAAGGAAATGAACCGAAATCTTTCAAAGAGGCAATGAAACATGCATCTTGGAGAGAAGCTATGGCTGCAGAAATAAGTGCACTTGAAGGACAAGGAACATGGGTTCTACAGACGCTGCCTCCAGGAAAGAGAGCACTTGGGAGCAAATGGGTGTAGACTGAGAAAAGAGATAAAGATGGAAACTTAATTCGTAATAAGGCAAGATTGGTCTGCTTGGGAAATCATCAGGTAGAAGGTATGGACTATAATGAAACTTTTGCTCCAATTGCTAAAATGTCTACCGTACGAACTTTCTTGGCAGTTGCAGCAGTGAAAAATTGGGAGGTTCACCAAATGGATGTACATAATGCCTTTCTACATGGTGACTTAGAAgaagaaatttatatgaaaatacCACCTGGTTTTCATAAAGATAATACTGACAAACATTGCAGGATGAAAAAATCGTTATATGGGTTGAAACAGGCTCCCCGGTGTTGGTTTGAAAAATTGTCTACCGCCCTAAAGAAGTATGGGTTCAAGCAATCATATTcagattattcattattcaccATTTCAAAGGGAGAGTTGCAGTTGAGTGTGCTagtatatgtggatgatatgattATTGCAGGAAACAATGTTTTTGCATTAAATAGTTTTAAAGCATATTTAAGTCAATGTTTTAAGATGAAGGATCTGgggaatctgaaatatttcctagggctagatgttGCACGTAGCAAGAGCGGATTTTACGTCTGTCAGAGAAAGTATGCACTAgacatcatttcagaaacagGCCTATTAGGAGCTAAGCCTGCAGACTTTCCGATGGAGCAGAATCATAAATTGGCCTTGGCGGAAGGGAAAGAGTTGGCAGATGGTGAGAAATATAGACGTCTGGTTGGTCGTCTGATATATTTGGCCGTGACTAGGCCTGACTTAGCATATTCGGTGCATATTCTGTCACAATTTATGCAGGCACCAAAGGAGGAACATTGGGAAGCTGCATTGAGAGTAGTACGCTATTTGAAAAAGTGTCCGGGCCAGGGAATTTTATTGCGTTCTGATAGCACACTCAGACTAGAGGGGTGGTGTGACTCGGACTGGGCAAGTTGCCCTTTGACTAGACGGTCGTTGACAGGATGGTTTGTGCTACTTGGTCTATCCCCGGTGTCTTGGAAGACTAAGAAGCAACATACAGTTTCTCGCTCTTCTGCAGAAGCAGAGTATCGTTCGATGACGGCGTTGACATGTGAGTTAAAGTGGTTGAAGCAACTCCTTCGAGACTTAGGAGTAGAACACAAACAAGGTATGAGTGTGTTATGTGATAGCCAGTCGGCACTTCACATTGCACAGAATCCCGTTTTTCATGAACAGACGAAACATATTGAGGCAGACTGTCATTTCAAACGAGACGCAATCAAAGAGGGAATTATTTTTCTATCATATGTGTCTACAAAGGTGCAATTAGCAGATATTTTTACTAAGGCGTTAGGAAGGcacaatttgagttttttcttggcaagatgggcattcaagatctacatgctccaccttgaggggatGTTAAGATAAGATATAAATAGAGCAGTTAGAGTACAAGTAGTACTCTAATGTGAGTAGAATTATATTATGTATAGGAGTAGTACGTAGAGTTTGAGCAAGGAAACTAAATCTTATGTACAGAGTACTATATATTCTGGGATGCAATATCAATAAGATGATGAATTGAGATTAATTTAACAAAATTGCATTATATGGGTCAAAGAGAgtcaattttattttcaataacACCAAAACAAGCAGCCACATTATCTTTGTCTTAACCTACACCACTCCCTTCTTAACCCACACCAAACCTcaaactctctctcctctccaatCTGCCCAACAacacacagcaacaacaaccacaACCTTCCATCATCGTCAACCGAGACGCAGCCAGCCTACCACTTTCATCATCGTCATCAACAACAACCGCCGACCACAACCAGTGCCGAAACCGCAACCAAATCAGCCAAAAAGTCATGCAAAACAGAGGAAAAAAAGAGAATTTATGTTTGGTCGAACCCGAATTGTGTCCGACCGAACCCAAGATTTAGAAGTTTCTGACATGGTCGGGTCCGGACGAACCCACCGTATGTTCGCCCAAACCAGAAACGGGTTCGCCCGAACCTCCATTAAAGTTCGGTCAAACTTTTGAGCGCGGAATTGTTATACGGATTAATGAAATTCTATGGCCACGATTCAATTGATGATGGTCGGCTGCGATGAACGATGATTGATGATGGTCCAACATGGACGGTTATGATGATGATCAAGTGACGATTGATAGAACGGTGATGGATGATTGATGATGAGCGGcggatgaagatgatgatgagaagcgaTGACGGTAGATGAATTGATGATAAGGAACGGAGATGCGAAGAATAGAGGAAGACGAAGAACAAGTCTTGCTTGGTTTTGATATTGAAAAAAGGTGGGCTGATTTCATTGGGCCCAAGGGGctgatttgtttttcatcaaaaaaaaagaagctaAGGGATAACTTATctcttcctttttccttctttttactttttttttctaattaatttagttttagtttttccttttttttttttttcctcttttcctcttttccttcttttcttttctttttctctttttattttctttcattaGTGTAGTAGTATAAATAGAAAAGGAGGGCAGAAAATTAGGGGAATGTACATAATTAGTCTTTttcttagggtttagggtttatgcTTAGttttttaagagagagaaagtgaggaaaAATCAAGGCAAATTTGGGGCTTTTCAAATTCAAGGGACTACAACTTGTTTTTGATGATCAACCAATTAATCAATGAGCAATTTCTTACTCTCTTtccttatttattgcttttatttattattttgattagtttaattgtttttgcttaATTTCATGTTCATGATTTAATTAGTTACTTTATTCTTTAGATTAATGTTTAGTTTCATGTTTCTAGTTGTTAATTTCTTTAAATTTCCGATTTTTATGTTTATGGAGTAGTGTCATTGGTTAAGGTTTGGGTGAAAACTCAACCATGATTGATTTGGGGATTTGAGTTCGAAATTATAGATtttgcatgattaaattattccaTGTTTGAATGTACTCAAGCTTTGTTGCATATGAATTGATCACTTGTGTGTAGCATTGAAATTGGGGTAGTCGGCCTTGGGAAATCAAGGGATTGTGACTTTGTGTTGACTATTTGTTGGTTGATGTTTAATTTACCTAAGAGTGATAGAGTGTAGGATGGGAGTCCGCATTTTGTCATCCTAAGAAAGGATTCGCCTCGGGAGATGATTGGAGTCCATAATTGAaccaacatttcattcatgtagTGTTTATGCATTATCGTCCCTAGCTAGTTTTGGTCCTCTTATGCTTGTATCATGATTGGTTGGTGTTTGATCCTCATTCCCTAACCTCGTTTGTCTTTAGTAGTTA
This Spinacia oleracea cultivar Varoflay chromosome 6, BTI_SOV_V1, whole genome shotgun sequence DNA region includes the following protein-coding sequences:
- the LOC130464247 gene encoding putative cysteine-rich repeat secretory protein 7 — its product is MNLPIELRIIFLIPLFLTITLVSSQFHFHNNYCIDDAGNYTTGSAYEENISGLLPNLVNKASLSIFNNQTIGRGTIDETYGLYMCRGDLNEEQCHDCVETASNTIVESCPFQKEAIVWYEECMVRYANHPIFSFKDEGQFSYAWSVLNVSDPVQFGDVISETIDGLITQTAYNKTRRGYATSSDQAENVYAFAQCTPDILGSRCERCLRAAFRNMGGCCGTTRVAMEMYLPSCWLRYGQEPFIGEFDSDPTNITFTMLSSWEGSSENTNSLGDMIKNLPPSPPSSERSKATISALGGNNFMAELVMTLIVSICMAW